In the Theobroma cacao cultivar B97-61/B2 chromosome 1, Criollo_cocoa_genome_V2, whole genome shotgun sequence genome, one interval contains:
- the LOC18612541 gene encoding uncharacterized protein LOC18612541, with the protein MGTKSRGVKSRPCNSIPPSNPSLISPPLLHQDEANEEYRVDGTDCGASEGAGSSQDNDNNDDDVVVPDSVEEVDRCAGENHGAGPSRECIFVDWLEQESCIRCNSRTGQVLVCSENGCPVTIHEVCMNCNPKFDNMGKFYCPYCWYKRELVRTKELRRKAMLARKELSNFICLKRDGGNEEMQVDETETMKAASVSTMAGKINTGDSENGLNDKNNERIHHDQEETPGVESISKSDEERNSRARGSENFGDGERIQDEDIENASDSEDDEIDEDQWQIQPISSSHLEIEKGALPVSTKETSDNVGVLEENKEEPVLPNAVGTTMALITSDATSKVPAIKSFEFVLPDLNTETLVVRQKRVKRTAQKEWPQKVDSPKMPSSEPSTSAKDKKMNQQGKATAAKNSVQCQELNKRFVSSKLGTEKRRRLHWTAEEEEMLKEGVRRFSSIVNKNIPWRKILEFGHHVFHSTRTPVDLKDKWKNIIAKEAPK; encoded by the exons atggGAACAAAATCTCGAGGCGTTAAGTCCAGACCTTGCAATTCGATACCTCCTTCAAATCCCTCCCTCATCTCCCCTCCTCTCCTCCATCAG GATGAAGCTAATGAAGAATATCGTGTAGATGGTACTGATTGTGGAGCATCGGAGGGTGCTGGCTCCAGTCaagataatgataataatgatgatgatgttgtAGTTCCTGATTCTGTTGAAGAGGTGGATAGATGTGCAGGAGAAAACCATGGTGCAGGGCCTAGCAGAGAATGTATTTTTGTAGATTGGTTAGAACAAGAGTCTTGTATTAGATGCAATAGCCGAACTGGTCAGGTTTTGGTTTGCAGTGAAAATGGCTGCCCGGTTACTATACATGAAGTGTGCATGAATTGTAATCCTAAATTTGACAATATGGGTAAATTTTACTGCCCTTACTGCTGGTACAAGCGAGAACTAGTGAGGACCAAAGAGTTGAGAAGGAAAGCTATGTTGGCAAGGAAGGAATTGTCAAACTTTATATGTTTGAAGAGAGATGGTGGAAATGAGGAAATGCAGGTAGATGAAACAGAAACCATGAAAGCTGCCAGTGTATCAACAATGGCGGGGAAGATAAATACTGGTGATTCTGAAAATGGGctgaatgataaaaataatgagagaaTACATCATGATCAGGAGGAAACACCGGGTGTTGAGTCCATAAGCAAATCTGATGAGGAAAGAAACTCTAGAGCTCGTGGGTCTGAAAATTTTGGGGATGGAGAAAGGATACAAGATGAGGATATAGAAAATGCTTCTGATAGTGAAGATGATGAAATTGATGAGGATCAATGGCAAATACAACCAATTAGTTCAAGCCATTTAGAAATAGAGAAAGGTGCACTTCCTGTATCAACTAAAGAAACTTCTGACAATGTAGGTGTATTAGAAGAGAACAAGGAAGAGCCAGTGCTCCCAAATGCAGTTGGAACTACTATGGCACTAATAACCAGTGATGCTACATCCAAGGTGCCTGCAATTAAAAGTTTTGAGTTTGTATTACCTGATTTGAATACTGAGACACTCGTAGTGCGTCAAAAGCGTGTCAAACGAACAGCTCAGAAGGAGTGGCCTCAGAAAGTTGATTCACCAAAGATGCCATCCTCTGAACCAAGTACTAGTGCAAAGGATAAGAAGATGAACCAACAAGGAAAAGCTACAGCAGCAAAAAATTCTGTGCAATGCCAAGAATTAAACAAGCGATT TGTGAGTTCGAAATTGGGTACTGAAAAGCGTAGGCGATTACACTGGACAGCTGAAGAGGAAGAAATGCTGAAG GAGGGAGTGCGTAGATTTTCAAGTATAGTGAATAAAAATATCCCCTGGAGGAAAATTTTGGAGTTTGGTCATCATGTTTTCCATTCAACTCGTACTCCAGTTGACCTTAAGGATAAATGGAAGAATATTATAGCCAAAGAGGCCCCAAAGTAA